The following proteins are encoded in a genomic region of Paenibacillus sp. FSL R7-0273:
- a CDS encoding S-layer homology domain-containing protein yields MKLLKKTCAMMLSFVMVFLSTSESLHALADAAKATNTTTIQNDFIKVTVDNATGRYGVRTIEGQPIRKKDQNTNLLFQGDDPETSFTTFRIDGTDYIYGNKYKFDSKFYSETTAPKIVENSNGTKQLEMLWKIKGVEIKQILMLYTDSKDMVNSGNINIRYEVNNKSGAVVEVGSRILLDTMVGANDGPLLQIGTAYQAPLMVERKLVHDPRAAGIPEEDAALYKLPSYWVMRDKLDLTNPQATNVVAYGFNNIAEQNINIVDEMIVGHWNGLANTKWDYKVNPNLDFTRDTNDFGSADSAVAFYWNPDKIAAGGSQSFETIYGLGEIIAPDKVFSIRYVDQIQQLATLEDDSAYRDEGIFDITAEVENLAAFNMEHSKIEVQLTLESGLNFVRLDSKGNVVRDANGNAVLENTRSRTLEFKKTASPEEAEQGILPKYKPGDTIAASFKVQAKGRPWPTTREYMITARSPETQSEIEGMADESIKAQYESNKSNFILLPPVGEATPTYVYGMSPEELYSTDVKYMTVNLSNIEAYNTGNETTAANFDLYLKETVTGERYKVNVQDAVVMQPTDDGMSGDMRITYRGGDKVDEAGNVIEEGLGPELPLGEYQVEIDYKGDAGGDEEIASMYDITTEQTILVSDNDESRIREAGIMVVYKQLVDVSGIANGSSVSGDLLDDLNSLFPDEPFEDGAFLYNAVTEYKKTKAVIGMASKAVDPEFELSEFMDDEALEETPLYNYMLFDSEEDLEEFEAEAEEEEIDREVVVVIRGMIKQVGSKADEQVIVDTKTEPAIINESVAYTGKDLAFVRGKLDIFGAKQSDDMPFLDTLFIKGDGTLSVASSGFIFHKGEWTLDFFNGFNKSLGDENFNLPSASTGDDDEEEEEEENTNPEDDTQNGSLKWAVGGVGDRLNPLRQVMIEDVYFNRQSLFAAPSFSIDGFGLSFNDFMLREGGISFGGSLSMKIINAEINNVVFNDKGFVGIDAALKFDLGEEVGLFGPKKEGAKKKDDDGPASPSGEITVTHFVQDIGGEPVENQYGLAFDAQLKNMLEVSVELSLKKVRDGRILPDVIAFGAGLPSPGILITGATYLTGIRGAVRELADTIAGGSKDDPFPLTVSAGVSLRFGMAPAYFFGDVDLTVKRTGLKVEGKMDFSTMADPEDDDKLPMLTKALLEAQWVTPWFVRVEAEMDIGGWDIIIGKAGIFVGQNLEKNRTDFEGYIGSKIQIPNDVPIVGGMPLSSMFLGVNNDKVWGSIGILLISLGITYYWGGGVEFGTSTDQLPDGVIHLVVDDPELGPRLMVIGQGVETLATSAAAVPAAEQENQEIVYREVAEGVEYVENGSLNVSVGGITVKNSGRVHEIPMGDVTGNAVIEIEYESKDRPEFTLKDANGKLFPVKFDNTNTDPTANAFTQYIPAANSKDQVDVRKAYVIVPADKVNSGTWTLTAVSPVKTKLLNVPTAPQLNDIVLAKDGSNANKFNASWKVANAAEGDTINLYLAQDAVSKETTTLDNGESVLEAGDPGLLIAKDIPVGQNGGVSGGVTSGSTSIDVTNVTLMGNPEDIRGLLRQGNYYLRAELKSSATFATKTSVQKFEIVDPFAPQNVSDLKVEPAGNGLFALSFKPGAKKAGHSGYEHSYIIDAKRLQDGEMKDYDNFGEILFTESELAPYWNAATGKYEDILIGGWSATSTSDVVELGSLEGTTMDLKDVKYVGLEVGYEYEIGVSAATVPTEADDKNQNYHYADRIAAAKKLLPVPVKPKLNVTGQGTVENTGDYINLLTKQTEQTLTFTSDQKNVTVEAFYAEESIGKAALSNTASGSQGTLKLTKFQTDGPFAVELRATNTVTKDLSVTMLYLTVDTIAPVLYIDQPATGARTANDGSGNKITVAGTTTKGTLLKVGSTVVPVAEDGTFNAQVPVASADPTVALQFIATDGAGNENSAVVNISNESFDVPSALILEQVPSLQPGDKSIIAKAYLKVADGKDENGKTKYKQVEVSQKDMSKITYSVASGDSVDVETVVNEATQQRTTTVTALATGSSLITGEYTVADGVTIQGFTVASVEVPEPVKLGSLVISSHAINNDTSHSTVIVSDSGDMTGQQLAYKVYSGDSKVTLPEFKADLSDWSILPADGKVPAKTGDVVVVAKRTSLNKLAMAAATVPAIVFTGLSVSTKAVNKDELHTKVEVAPSNMAGQELVYKVYNSAATAVLPEFKSDLSAWSKLPDNGLLPVSSGNVVVVAKRTTQDKLSMGAGMAGAIIYSKISVSATELTNDTGHTQLILEPGDLAGQELVYKVFIGGKNAVLPQFNSDLSSWSLLPATGVVAAKPDDVIVVAKRTSKEKQAVSSNMTTAKIFNGIPGGSPGGGGPVAPAASPAPTPAPGVLPSVTLNGQDVEAAWNNTTAVIHVTDSSKAAEGSGDIVINSTDATATGYDITLDLSVVQQAVTAKKNIAVNVPLGQFVLTPENLAGLTGPLKITVANNAVSDKNAMTALAKAQNFSVLGSGQGATVTANLASGKWTPSMKAKVAIPAGITAAEITAVVLKDGQGNWTTIPWKKDSSGSNVDVQITGEGSLFFINNSKLFKDVSSSFWGAAGINEASGKLFVLGKSADSFAPQAQVTRAELPTILLRVAGLMNNTFIGQNFTDVSAGSWYNRSVSIAAGLGIVTGQSAGKYAPQDTVSRMEAMTMVGRLLNVVSAGGEILSDAEATQLLSTYADKDSIPAWAKQSTALSIKYGIIRGVDGSINPSGVLTRAEAAVIAIRLSQYITDKQ; encoded by the coding sequence GTGAAGCTGCTTAAAAAAACGTGTGCGATGATGCTCTCCTTTGTGATGGTATTCCTGTCCACATCAGAGAGCCTGCATGCCCTGGCGGATGCGGCTAAAGCAACAAATACAACCACGATCCAGAATGATTTCATCAAGGTGACCGTGGATAATGCTACAGGCCGTTACGGTGTCCGTACCATTGAAGGCCAGCCAATACGCAAAAAGGACCAGAATACAAATTTGCTGTTCCAGGGAGATGATCCGGAAACGTCGTTTACGACGTTCCGGATTGACGGAACAGATTATATCTACGGCAACAAATACAAGTTCGACAGCAAGTTTTATTCCGAAACAACAGCACCAAAGATTGTAGAGAACTCTAACGGGACGAAGCAGCTTGAAATGCTGTGGAAAATTAAAGGCGTTGAGATCAAGCAGATCCTCATGCTTTACACCGACAGCAAGGATATGGTGAATTCCGGTAATATCAATATCCGTTATGAAGTCAACAACAAAAGCGGAGCTGTAGTTGAAGTCGGGAGCCGTATCCTGCTGGATACGATGGTCGGCGCCAATGACGGACCGCTGTTACAGATCGGCACAGCCTACCAGGCTCCGCTGATGGTAGAAAGAAAGCTGGTGCATGACCCGCGTGCAGCAGGCATTCCTGAAGAGGATGCTGCGCTGTACAAGCTTCCTTCCTACTGGGTTATGCGTGACAAGCTGGACCTGACCAATCCGCAGGCGACAAATGTTGTCGCCTACGGCTTCAACAATATTGCCGAGCAGAACATCAACATTGTTGATGAGATGATTGTCGGCCACTGGAACGGGCTGGCCAACACGAAATGGGATTACAAGGTGAACCCGAATCTGGACTTCACCCGTGATACCAATGATTTCGGAAGCGCCGATTCTGCAGTAGCCTTCTACTGGAACCCGGACAAGATTGCAGCCGGGGGTTCCCAGAGCTTTGAGACCATATACGGTCTCGGGGAAATCATTGCTCCGGATAAGGTATTCTCAATCCGTTATGTAGACCAGATTCAACAGCTGGCCACCCTTGAGGACGACAGTGCCTACAGGGATGAGGGGATTTTCGATATCACCGCCGAGGTGGAGAATCTGGCCGCTTTTAACATGGAGCACTCCAAGATTGAAGTGCAGCTTACGCTCGAAAGCGGACTGAACTTCGTCAGACTGGACAGTAAAGGGAACGTCGTAAGAGATGCGAACGGCAATGCAGTGCTTGAGAACACGCGCAGCCGGACACTGGAATTCAAGAAAACGGCATCGCCTGAAGAAGCGGAGCAGGGCATCCTGCCGAAGTACAAGCCGGGTGATACCATTGCCGCATCGTTTAAGGTGCAGGCTAAAGGCAGACCTTGGCCTACAACCCGCGAATATATGATTACAGCACGCAGTCCGGAGACCCAAAGTGAGATTGAGGGTATGGCGGATGAAAGCATCAAGGCACAGTATGAGTCGAACAAATCGAACTTCATCCTGCTGCCTCCGGTGGGCGAAGCTACTCCAACCTACGTATACGGAATGTCGCCTGAGGAGCTGTACAGCACCGACGTGAAGTATATGACCGTCAACCTGTCGAACATTGAGGCCTACAATACAGGCAACGAGACGACAGCAGCTAACTTTGATCTGTATCTGAAAGAGACAGTGACGGGTGAACGCTACAAGGTTAACGTACAGGATGCTGTCGTAATGCAGCCGACCGACGACGGAATGTCCGGTGATATGAGAATCACCTACCGCGGCGGAGATAAAGTGGATGAGGCCGGCAATGTAATTGAAGAAGGCCTCGGACCTGAGCTTCCGCTCGGTGAATACCAGGTGGAGATTGATTATAAGGGTGATGCCGGCGGCGATGAGGAAATTGCCTCCATGTATGACATCACCACTGAACAGACCATCCTTGTATCCGACAATGACGAATCGCGTATCCGCGAAGCCGGCATTATGGTCGTATACAAGCAGCTGGTGGACGTCAGCGGCATCGCGAACGGTTCATCTGTAAGCGGAGATTTGCTTGACGATCTGAACAGCCTGTTCCCGGATGAGCCGTTTGAAGACGGAGCGTTCCTCTATAACGCAGTAACAGAATACAAGAAGACCAAAGCGGTAATCGGAATGGCCAGCAAGGCTGTTGATCCGGAATTCGAGCTGAGTGAATTCATGGATGATGAAGCGCTTGAAGAAACACCTCTCTATAACTACATGCTGTTTGACTCCGAGGAAGACCTGGAGGAATTCGAGGCTGAAGCAGAGGAAGAGGAGATTGACCGCGAAGTAGTCGTAGTCATTCGCGGGATGATCAAGCAGGTCGGCTCCAAGGCTGACGAGCAGGTTATTGTAGATACAAAGACTGAACCGGCCATTATAAATGAATCTGTAGCTTATACGGGTAAGGATCTGGCGTTTGTCCGCGGGAAGCTGGATATCTTCGGCGCGAAGCAGTCTGACGATATGCCGTTCCTGGATACCCTGTTCATCAAAGGGGACGGAACGCTTAGCGTAGCCAGCAGCGGTTTTATTTTCCACAAAGGGGAATGGACGCTGGACTTCTTTAACGGCTTCAACAAGTCGCTGGGGGATGAGAACTTCAACCTTCCATCGGCCAGCACGGGTGATGATGATGAAGAAGAAGAGGAAGAAGAAAATACGAATCCTGAAGATGATACCCAGAACGGCAGCCTGAAATGGGCAGTCGGCGGCGTAGGCGACAGATTGAATCCGCTGCGCCAGGTAATGATCGAGGATGTATACTTCAACAGACAGTCGCTGTTCGCAGCGCCGAGCTTCTCAATTGACGGCTTCGGACTTTCTTTTAACGACTTTATGTTAAGAGAAGGAGGGATCTCCTTCGGCGGCTCCCTGTCGATGAAGATTATCAATGCAGAAATCAACAACGTTGTATTCAATGATAAAGGTTTTGTCGGCATTGATGCGGCCCTCAAATTCGACTTGGGTGAGGAAGTTGGCTTATTCGGACCTAAGAAGGAAGGCGCCAAGAAAAAGGATGACGACGGACCGGCAAGCCCAAGCGGTGAAATTACAGTCACCCACTTTGTCCAGGATATCGGCGGAGAGCCGGTAGAGAACCAGTACGGGCTGGCATTTGATGCCCAGCTTAAGAACATGCTCGAAGTGTCGGTTGAGCTGTCCCTGAAAAAGGTTAGAGACGGCCGGATTCTGCCGGATGTCATCGCCTTCGGGGCGGGACTTCCTTCTCCGGGTATTCTGATCACGGGTGCTACGTATCTGACTGGAATCCGCGGCGCGGTTCGTGAGCTTGCGGATACGATTGCCGGCGGAAGCAAGGATGATCCGTTCCCGCTGACTGTATCAGCAGGTGTAAGCTTACGCTTTGGTATGGCTCCGGCTTACTTCTTCGGAGATGTCGATCTGACGGTAAAACGGACCGGACTTAAAGTGGAGGGTAAGATGGATTTCTCCACTATGGCAGATCCGGAAGATGATGATAAGCTGCCGATGCTCACCAAAGCGCTGCTTGAAGCCCAGTGGGTAACCCCTTGGTTCGTGCGCGTGGAGGCAGAGATGGATATCGGCGGATGGGATATCATTATCGGTAAAGCGGGGATCTTTGTCGGGCAGAACCTCGAGAAGAACCGTACTGATTTTGAAGGCTATATCGGCTCCAAAATTCAGATTCCTAATGATGTGCCGATTGTCGGCGGTATGCCGCTATCCAGCATGTTCCTCGGAGTCAACAATGATAAGGTATGGGGCAGCATCGGCATTCTGCTGATCTCGCTCGGAATCACCTATTACTGGGGCGGCGGGGTTGAATTCGGAACTTCGACAGACCAGCTGCCGGATGGCGTTATTCATCTGGTTGTAGATGACCCTGAGCTCGGACCTCGTCTGATGGTTATCGGTCAAGGTGTTGAAACTTTGGCAACCTCCGCAGCAGCTGTTCCGGCAGCCGAGCAGGAGAATCAGGAAATTGTCTACCGCGAAGTAGCCGAAGGTGTGGAATACGTTGAAAATGGTTCTCTGAACGTCAGCGTAGGCGGCATCACGGTTAAAAACAGCGGCAGAGTACATGAGATTCCAATGGGTGATGTAACCGGTAATGCGGTTATCGAAATAGAATATGAATCCAAGGATCGTCCGGAATTCACACTGAAGGATGCAAACGGCAAGCTATTCCCGGTTAAATTCGATAACACGAATACGGACCCGACTGCCAATGCGTTCACTCAATATATTCCGGCAGCAAACTCCAAAGACCAGGTCGATGTGCGTAAAGCATATGTCATCGTTCCTGCAGATAAGGTAAATAGCGGCACATGGACACTGACGGCTGTTTCCCCGGTCAAAACCAAGCTGCTGAACGTACCGACTGCACCACAGCTGAACGATATCGTTCTGGCTAAGGACGGCTCGAATGCGAATAAGTTCAACGCTTCCTGGAAAGTAGCCAATGCAGCCGAAGGGGATACAATCAATCTGTATTTGGCCCAGGATGCGGTTTCCAAGGAAACAACAACGCTGGATAACGGAGAGTCCGTGCTTGAAGCAGGTGATCCTGGTCTGCTTATTGCCAAGGATATTCCGGTCGGCCAGAACGGCGGCGTCAGCGGCGGAGTAACCAGCGGAAGCACCAGTATTGACGTAACGAATGTAACCCTGATGGGCAATCCGGAGGATATCCGCGGACTGCTGAGACAAGGGAATTACTATCTGCGTGCCGAGCTGAAATCCAGCGCGACCTTCGCTACGAAGACCTCGGTGCAGAAGTTTGAGATTGTTGATCCGTTTGCACCGCAGAACGTCAGCGATCTGAAGGTAGAACCGGCAGGAAACGGACTGTTTGCCCTTTCCTTCAAGCCGGGAGCGAAGAAAGCCGGACACAGCGGCTATGAGCACAGCTATATTATTGATGCAAAACGTCTGCAGGACGGCGAAATGAAGGATTATGACAATTTCGGTGAAATCCTGTTTACAGAATCGGAGCTTGCCCCTTACTGGAATGCGGCAACAGGCAAGTATGAAGACATTCTGATCGGCGGCTGGTCCGCAACCTCCACATCAGATGTTGTGGAGCTTGGAAGTCTGGAAGGTACCACAATGGACCTGAAGGATGTGAAGTATGTCGGTCTTGAAGTCGGATATGAATACGAAATCGGCGTGTCGGCAGCAACAGTTCCGACAGAGGCTGATGACAAGAACCAGAATTACCACTACGCAGACCGGATTGCTGCTGCGAAGAAGCTGCTTCCTGTACCTGTTAAGCCTAAGCTGAATGTGACAGGCCAAGGTACCGTGGAGAACACCGGAGATTACATCAATCTGCTTACCAAGCAAACGGAACAGACACTGACGTTTACTTCAGATCAGAAAAATGTAACCGTTGAAGCATTCTACGCGGAAGAGTCGATCGGTAAGGCAGCGCTTAGCAACACTGCAAGCGGAAGCCAGGGCACGCTGAAGCTGACCAAGTTCCAGACAGACGGACCGTTTGCTGTAGAACTGCGTGCAACGAATACAGTAACCAAGGACCTTTCCGTAACCATGCTTTATCTGACAGTTGATACCATTGCGCCTGTGCTCTACATTGACCAGCCAGCGACTGGAGCAAGAACGGCTAACGACGGTTCGGGCAATAAGATCACTGTTGCAGGTACTACTACAAAAGGAACTCTGCTGAAAGTAGGCAGCACGGTAGTTCCGGTTGCTGAGGACGGGACCTTTAATGCACAAGTGCCTGTAGCATCGGCTGATCCGACCGTTGCGCTTCAATTCATTGCTACAGACGGTGCGGGAAATGAAAACTCGGCTGTTGTGAACATCTCGAATGAAAGCTTTGATGTTCCTTCGGCACTGATTCTCGAGCAGGTTCCTTCTCTTCAGCCTGGAGACAAGAGCATCATTGCTAAGGCTTATCTAAAAGTGGCCGACGGCAAGGACGAGAACGGTAAAACGAAGTATAAGCAAGTCGAAGTAAGTCAAAAAGACATGAGCAAAATCACCTACTCTGTAGCATCCGGAGATTCGGTTGATGTGGAGACCGTGGTTAATGAAGCAACACAGCAGCGCACCACTACCGTCACCGCCCTTGCAACAGGCTCAAGCCTGATTACAGGGGAGTACACAGTAGCGGATGGAGTAACAATCCAGGGCTTTACGGTTGCTTCGGTTGAAGTGCCTGAGCCTGTGAAGCTGGGCAGTCTGGTTATTTCATCACATGCAATAAACAATGACACCTCACATAGTACAGTTATTGTTTCCGATTCTGGTGATATGACCGGCCAGCAGCTGGCGTATAAAGTTTACAGCGGAGACAGCAAAGTTACTCTTCCGGAGTTTAAAGCGGATTTGAGTGACTGGAGTATACTCCCTGCGGACGGAAAGGTTCCTGCTAAGACTGGTGATGTCGTTGTAGTAGCCAAACGGACATCCCTGAACAAATTGGCCATGGCGGCTGCTACCGTACCGGCAATTGTCTTTACTGGTCTGTCTGTTTCAACAAAGGCAGTCAACAAAGATGAGCTTCATACAAAGGTTGAAGTAGCCCCTAGTAATATGGCTGGCCAGGAACTGGTATACAAGGTATACAATAGTGCTGCCACAGCAGTACTTCCGGAATTTAAGTCTGATTTAAGCGCATGGAGTAAGCTTCCAGATAATGGACTGCTTCCTGTAAGCAGCGGTAATGTCGTTGTCGTAGCTAAACGGACTACCCAGGACAAGCTCTCTATGGGGGCAGGAATGGCTGGAGCAATTATTTATTCCAAAATATCGGTTTCAGCAACAGAACTCACCAATGATACCGGACATACTCAATTAATCCTTGAACCTGGTGATCTGGCTGGTCAAGAACTTGTCTACAAAGTTTTCATCGGTGGTAAGAATGCTGTGCTTCCGCAATTCAATTCGGACTTGAGCAGCTGGAGTCTGCTGCCGGCAACCGGAGTAGTTGCTGCCAAGCCTGATGATGTAATTGTTGTAGCTAAACGGACTTCCAAAGAGAAGCAGGCTGTTTCGTCTAATATGACCACTGCGAAAATCTTTAATGGTATACCGGGTGGTAGTCCTGGAGGTGGAGGCCCTGTTGCACCGGCAGCATCGCCGGCACCTACACCAGCACCTGGCGTATTGCCGTCGGTAACATTAAACGGTCAGGATGTTGAAGCTGCGTGGAATAATACGACAGCAGTAATCCATGTTACTGACAGCAGTAAAGCTGCAGAAGGCAGTGGCGATATTGTGATCAACAGCACTGATGCTACAGCAACAGGCTACGATATAACACTGGATCTGAGTGTGGTACAGCAGGCTGTTACAGCGAAGAAGAATATTGCGGTCAATGTACCGCTTGGGCAGTTTGTGCTGACACCGGAGAACCTGGCCGGACTTACAGGCCCGCTCAAGATTACGGTTGCAAACAACGCTGTATCAGACAAGAATGCAATGACGGCACTGGCGAAAGCGCAGAACTTCAGTGTACTGGGGTCTGGACAAGGAGCCACAGTTACAGCCAATCTGGCTTCCGGCAAATGGACACCGTCTATGAAGGCTAAAGTAGCCATTCCTGCGGGAATAACAGCAGCTGAAATTACAGCGGTGGTACTGAAGGATGGACAAGGCAACTGGACAACTATCCCTTGGAAGAAGGATAGCAGCGGAAGCAATGTGGATGTGCAGATTACCGGAGAAGGCAGCCTGTTCTTTATTAACAACAGCAAGCTCTTCAAAGATGTATCCAGCAGCTTCTGGGGAGCAGCAGGTATTAATGAAGCTTCCGGCAAATTGTTCGTGCTGGGTAAATCAGCTGACAGCTTTGCTCCACAGGCACAAGTTACCCGTGCAGAGCTGCCGACTATTCTGCTTAGAGTAGCAGGTCTTATGAACAATACGTTCATCGGGCAGAACTTCACGGATGTGTCAGCTGGCAGCTGGTATAACCGCAGTGTATCCATTGCAGCCGGACTTGGTATCGTCACCGGACAAAGTGCCGGTAAATATGCTCCTCAGGATACTGTTTCAAGAATGGAAGCAATGACGATGGTTGGAAGACTGCTGAATGTGGTCAGTGCCGGCGGTGAGATCCTTAGTGATGCAGAAGCTACGCAATTACTCAGTACCTACGCCGATAAAGATTCAATCCCGGCCTGGGCTAAGCAATCGACCGCGCTCAGCATCAAATACGGTATTATCCGTGGTGTTGACGGCAGCATTAATCCATCCGGCGTATTAACCAGAGCCGAAGCTGCAGTTATTGCAATCAGACTCAGCCAGTATATTACAGACAAACAATAG